The following coding sequences lie in one Amycolatopsis cihanbeyliensis genomic window:
- a CDS encoding metallophosphoesterase family protein, which yields MVDRVAVLSDVHGVLPALEAVLAEPEVVAADLVLLTGDVAAGPQPVATLDLLAGLGDRARWVSGNADRELVALAGGGETEIPDPIAPWAAAQLTPAHLERLAALPATRRVDIRGLGPVLFCHATPRDDEELVLVDSPMWRWEEVLARVDTSVRTVVCGHTHMPFTRLVDRRLVVNPGSVGMPYGSTGAHWALLGGSTGPAIQLRRTMFDTEAACKSIVDTSGYPDVEAWVDSFVRNPASDLEAHAVFAPRDGR from the coding sequence ATGGTCGATCGTGTCGCCGTCCTGTCCGACGTCCACGGCGTGCTGCCCGCGCTGGAAGCCGTGCTCGCCGAACCCGAGGTCGTCGCCGCGGACCTCGTGCTGCTCACCGGGGACGTCGCCGCGGGGCCGCAGCCCGTCGCCACCCTTGACCTGCTGGCCGGGCTGGGGGATCGGGCACGGTGGGTGAGCGGGAACGCCGACCGGGAACTGGTCGCCCTGGCCGGGGGCGGGGAGACCGAGATCCCCGATCCGATCGCGCCGTGGGCGGCCGCGCAGCTGACCCCGGCGCACCTGGAGCGGCTCGCCGCGCTGCCCGCCACCCGGCGCGTGGACATCCGCGGGCTCGGCCCGGTGCTGTTCTGCCACGCGACCCCGCGCGACGACGAGGAGCTCGTGCTGGTGGACAGCCCGATGTGGCGCTGGGAGGAGGTCCTCGCCCGCGTGGACACCTCGGTACGGACGGTGGTGTGCGGGCACACGCACATGCCGTTCACCCGGCTGGTGGACCGCAGGCTGGTGGTGAATCCCGGGAGCGTGGGCATGCCCTACGGGTCGACGGGGGCGCACTGGGCGCTGCTCGGCGGCTCCACCGGGCCCGCTATTCAGTTGCGGCGCACGATGTTCGACACCGAAGCCGCCTGCAAGTCTATTGTGGACACTTCGGGTTACCCGGACGTCGAGGCGTGGGTGGACTCCTTCGTCCGCAACCCCGCCTCCGACCTGGAGGCACATGCCGTGTTCGCGCCACGGGACGGCCGCTGA
- a CDS encoding SGNH/GDSL hydrolase family protein translates to MADRRIVTVVSENVTPTTIDPLPIEPTTAPAAPRRARTLAVLGDSTAVGLGDRIPGGWRGVGPFVAEALGVDADRYLNTSFTGARMRCVRDEQLPAALDHRPDVALVIVGMNDTLRSDFAPAVLAERLDDVVGALRAVGATVVPLRFHDHGKVFRLPRPLYRALKSRIDELNEAIDLVVARHGVPCLDLATVPGTYELPAWSVDRLHPSEFGHRLLARGFTDVLAEAGFAVPEPVTLERSGGVATSTLEHVGWLLVKGVPWLWRRGRDLVPHAASIMLRSAAETAIERGRR, encoded by the coding sequence GTGGCTGATCGTCGGATCGTGACCGTGGTGAGCGAGAACGTCACTCCGACGACCATCGACCCCCTACCCATCGAACCCACGACGGCACCGGCCGCACCACGCCGCGCGCGCACCTTGGCCGTACTCGGCGACTCCACCGCCGTCGGCCTCGGTGACCGGATCCCCGGCGGCTGGCGTGGTGTCGGGCCGTTCGTCGCGGAGGCGCTCGGCGTCGACGCGGACCGGTACCTGAACACGTCCTTCACCGGAGCCAGGATGCGCTGCGTCCGGGATGAGCAACTGCCGGCCGCGCTCGATCACCGCCCCGACGTGGCGCTCGTGATCGTCGGCATGAACGACACGCTGCGGTCGGATTTCGCGCCCGCCGTGCTCGCCGAGCGCCTCGACGACGTGGTGGGTGCGCTACGGGCGGTCGGGGCCACCGTGGTGCCGCTGCGGTTCCACGACCACGGGAAGGTGTTCCGCCTGCCCCGGCCGCTCTACCGGGCGTTGAAGTCCCGTATCGACGAGCTCAACGAGGCGATCGACCTCGTGGTGGCCCGGCACGGGGTGCCCTGCCTCGACCTCGCCACCGTGCCGGGAACCTACGAGCTGCCCGCCTGGAGCGTGGACCGGCTGCATCCCTCCGAGTTCGGGCATCGCCTGCTGGCCCGCGGGTTCACCGACGTGCTCGCCGAGGCGGGTTTCGCGGTGCCGGAACCGGTCACCCTCGAGCGATCCGGCGGGGTCGCCACCAGCACCCTCGAGCACGTCGGCTGGTTGCTGGTGAAGGGTGTTCCGTGGTTGTGGCGGCGGGGCCGGGACCTTGTTCCGCACGCCGCGAGCATCATGCTGCGCTCGGCGGCCGAGACGGCCATCGAACGCGGACGCCGCTGA
- a CDS encoding replication-associated recombination protein A codes for MEQDELFTVNPDLANPPEPPEPVAARAERPVPPGSPLAVRMRPRTLDEVVGQQHLLGEGAPLRRLVEGAAPASVLLHGPPGTGKTTLANLVSTATGRRFVALSALSAGVKEVRGVIEEARRRRNYNAENTVLFIDEVHRFSKTQQDALLGAVEDRTVLLVAATTENPSFSVVSPLLSRSLVLQLRPLTDADIRDLIRRALVEERGLGGRIELTEEAEDHLVRLASGDARRALTALEAAADAAAATEHKVVDLATVESTVDKAAVRYDRDGDQHYDVISAFIKSIRGSDVDAALHYLARMIEAGEDPRFLARRLVVHASEDIGMADPTALQSAVAAAHAVQFIGMPEGRLALAQATVHLATAPKSNAVIAGIDAALADVRSGRIGTVPPHLRDGHYAGATKLGNAKGYQYPHDVPEGVLAQQYPPDELVGQDYYHPTQRGAERTLADRVPKLRRTIRDS; via the coding sequence GTGGAACAAGACGAACTGTTCACGGTGAACCCGGATCTGGCGAATCCACCGGAGCCGCCGGAACCGGTCGCGGCCCGGGCGGAGCGGCCGGTGCCGCCAGGCTCGCCGCTGGCGGTGCGGATGCGCCCGCGCACCCTGGACGAGGTGGTCGGCCAGCAACACCTGCTCGGCGAGGGTGCTCCGCTGCGCAGGCTGGTCGAAGGCGCGGCCCCGGCCTCGGTCCTGCTCCACGGCCCGCCGGGCACCGGCAAGACGACGCTGGCGAACCTGGTCTCCACCGCGACCGGCCGTCGCTTCGTGGCGCTGTCGGCCCTGTCGGCCGGGGTGAAGGAGGTGCGTGGCGTCATCGAGGAGGCGCGGCGCAGGCGCAACTACAACGCGGAGAACACGGTGCTGTTCATCGACGAGGTGCACCGCTTCTCCAAGACCCAGCAGGACGCGCTGCTCGGCGCCGTCGAGGACCGGACGGTGCTGCTGGTGGCCGCCACCACCGAGAACCCGTCCTTCTCGGTGGTGTCCCCGCTGCTGTCCCGCTCGCTGGTGCTGCAACTGCGCCCGCTCACCGATGCCGATATCCGCGACCTGATCCGGCGTGCCCTGGTCGAGGAACGCGGGCTGGGCGGGCGGATCGAGCTCACCGAGGAGGCCGAGGACCATCTGGTGCGGCTGGCCTCGGGGGACGCTCGCCGGGCGCTCACCGCACTGGAGGCGGCCGCCGACGCCGCCGCGGCGACCGAGCACAAGGTGGTCGACCTGGCGACCGTGGAGTCGACCGTGGACAAGGCGGCGGTGCGCTACGACCGCGACGGTGACCAGCACTACGACGTGATCAGCGCGTTCATCAAGTCCATCCGGGGCTCCGACGTGGACGCCGCGCTGCACTACCTGGCCCGGATGATCGAGGCGGGGGAGGATCCGCGGTTCCTGGCCCGCAGGCTGGTCGTGCACGCCAGCGAGGACATCGGCATGGCCGATCCCACGGCACTGCAGTCGGCCGTGGCCGCCGCGCACGCGGTGCAGTTCATCGGCATGCCGGAGGGCAGGCTCGCGCTGGCCCAGGCCACCGTGCACCTGGCGACCGCGCCGAAGTCCAACGCGGTGATCGCCGGGATCGACGCCGCGCTCGCCGACGTGCGTTCCGGCCGGATCGGGACCGTACCGCCACACCTGCGGGACGGGCACTACGCGGGGGCGACGAAACTCGGCAATGCCAAGGGTTACCAGTACCCGCACGACGTCCCCGAGGGCGTGCTCGCCCAGCAGTACCCGCCGGACGAGCTGGTCGGCCAGGACTACTACCACCCCACCCAGCGGGGCGCCGAGCGCACCCTCGCCGACCGCGTCCCCAAGCTCCGCCGCACGATCCGCGACTCCTGA
- a CDS encoding phosphocholine-specific phospholipase C codes for MPTLSRRHLLGLSGAVTGGLAASLLPPSLHTAMARPMRRGGLDAVEHVIVLMQENRSFDHYFGTLRGVRGFADPHPLELPGGDPVFAQPRPGGGSVLPFSLRAQAEREGRDPADIQYLGALPHGWGDATGAWAGGWYDDWIAHKGAATMTYYDRRDIALQYELADTFTVCDAYHCSVFGSTNPNRNFLWSGTVGTEPGTGERAVTNAAYSYDHAGYEWTTYPQRLTDAGVPWRIYQEWDNFTDNAVEYFRPWKDIGRKILAAVDGGYRTTEEFYLGLFGKPEAERERLLARFETGRAALSPAERDLFDRAAFRGAPGSLLPRLRADIAAGTLPRVSWLVPPAADSEHPSASTPVGSANFVYRVLDAIAADPRVWSTTALFLTFDENDGYFDHVPPPVPPAVEGDDADHVDGRPLGLGPRVPMTVVSPWTIGGFVDSRVYDHTSMLRFLERWTGVREPNISPWRRTVAGDLTGAFDFRWAGRPPRPRRPGPVPEAVDRWHPEPPESQRMPSAEPGRRVARPLPYRATVSGSVEHGRLALRLRNDGRAAAHFAVYPYAGELPAPAHHDVQREHTERLDLPADGYRVVVQGPNRSWWELRGSRSGAAAGLDVRTRVLPHRHGVEFVLANGGSEALMLRLSASRHARATRFVRVAPGRSAAVAWPVAHGWYDAEITTESDPTFLRTLTGRVENGRPGISG; via the coding sequence ATGCCGACTCTCTCCCGCCGCCACCTGCTGGGCCTGTCCGGAGCCGTCACCGGCGGCCTCGCCGCCTCCCTGCTGCCACCCTCGTTGCACACCGCCATGGCGCGGCCGATGCGCCGGGGTGGGCTGGACGCCGTCGAGCACGTGATCGTGCTGATGCAGGAGAACCGCTCCTTCGACCACTACTTCGGCACCCTGCGCGGGGTCCGGGGCTTCGCCGACCCGCACCCGCTGGAACTGCCGGGCGGTGACCCGGTGTTCGCCCAGCCACGACCCGGTGGCGGCAGCGTGCTGCCGTTCTCGCTGCGCGCGCAGGCCGAGCGGGAGGGTCGCGACCCCGCCGACATCCAGTACCTCGGTGCCCTTCCGCACGGCTGGGGCGACGCCACCGGTGCCTGGGCGGGCGGCTGGTACGACGACTGGATCGCGCACAAGGGTGCGGCCACGATGACCTACTACGACCGCAGGGACATCGCCCTGCAGTACGAGCTGGCCGACACCTTCACCGTCTGCGACGCCTACCACTGCTCGGTCTTCGGCTCGACCAACCCGAACCGCAACTTCCTGTGGAGCGGCACGGTGGGCACCGAGCCGGGCACCGGGGAACGGGCGGTGACCAACGCCGCCTACTCCTACGACCACGCGGGTTACGAGTGGACCACCTACCCGCAGCGGCTGACGGATGCCGGGGTGCCGTGGCGGATCTACCAGGAGTGGGACAACTTCACCGACAACGCCGTGGAGTACTTTCGCCCGTGGAAGGACATCGGGCGGAAGATACTGGCCGCCGTGGACGGTGGGTACCGCACCACCGAGGAGTTCTACCTCGGCTTGTTCGGCAAGCCCGAGGCCGAGCGGGAGCGGCTGCTGGCCCGGTTCGAGACCGGGCGCGCCGCGCTGAGCCCCGCGGAGCGGGACCTGTTCGACCGCGCGGCCTTCCGCGGGGCCCCCGGCAGCCTGCTGCCGCGGCTGCGCGCGGATATCGCGGCCGGCACCCTGCCCCGGGTGTCCTGGCTGGTGCCGCCCGCGGCCGACTCCGAGCATCCCAGCGCGTCCACCCCGGTGGGCAGTGCCAATTTCGTGTACCGGGTGCTGGACGCGATCGCGGCCGACCCTCGGGTGTGGTCGACCACGGCCCTGTTCCTCACCTTCGACGAGAACGACGGCTACTTCGACCACGTGCCGCCGCCGGTCCCGCCCGCGGTGGAGGGGGACGACGCCGACCACGTGGACGGCAGGCCGCTCGGGCTCGGGCCCCGGGTGCCGATGACCGTGGTGTCCCCGTGGACCATCGGCGGTTTCGTCGACTCGCGGGTCTACGACCACACCTCGATGCTGCGGTTCCTCGAGCGGTGGACCGGGGTGCGCGAACCGAACATCAGCCCGTGGCGCCGGACGGTGGCAGGCGACCTCACCGGCGCGTTCGACTTCCGGTGGGCCGGGCGGCCGCCACGGCCGCGCCGCCCGGGCCCGGTGCCGGAGGCGGTCGACCGCTGGCACCCGGAACCGCCGGAGTCGCAGCGCATGCCCTCGGCGGAGCCGGGGCGGCGGGTCGCGCGCCCGCTGCCCTACCGGGCCACGGTGTCCGGATCCGTCGAGCACGGCAGGCTCGCGCTGCGGCTGCGCAACGACGGCCGCGCGGCTGCCCACTTCGCCGTGTACCCCTACGCCGGTGAGTTACCGGCGCCGGCGCATCACGACGTGCAGCGGGAGCACACCGAGCGGCTCGACCTGCCCGCGGACGGCTACCGGGTGGTCGTGCAGGGCCCGAACCGGTCCTGGTGGGAACTGCGCGGCAGCCGCTCCGGCGCGGCGGCGGGGCTGGACGTGCGCACCCGGGTACTGCCGCACCGGCACGGGGTGGAGTTCGTGCTGGCCAACGGCGGGAGCGAGGCGCTGATGCTGCGCCTTTCGGCATCCCGCCACGCTCGCGCGACGCGGTTCGTCCGGGTCGCCCCCGGCAGGTCGGCCGCGGTGGCCTGGCCGGTGGCACACGGCTGGTACGACGCCGAGATCACCACCGAATCCGATCCCACCTTCCTGCGCACCCTCACCGGCAGGGTGGAGAACGGCCGCCCCGGGATCTCCGGCTGA
- a CDS encoding phosphotransferase encodes MTVDTSSADDSTVGAGAELLAIGTAIEAGEAVLSQRFGSSITLVAPEDLAGSGPATVVRARVASSPFALPRTLVIKHYPDKPAPGEVDPFAQEAVSYQLFTALSADERMCPELLAHDGGHRVLVIDDLGGAPTLRDRLYGSDARAAETALLSWSRSLGRLHASTAGREADFNALLRRLGGKARGDDTTGVLACAQLPALLERRLEVSTPTAVREVAEGAAEKARSACYRAFSPVELWPDNNLVTNEGVRFLDFERGRVRNALIDAGHLRVPFVSSPHALALPAGMSEAMIAAWRAEVADLWPALADDDILAGHLLDSQQVLVWWSTWELLQAMPHNDPRPTGRAAALVSWWRDLAQHAERADFGEVAAHAWTVATALDAAFGPGLELALYPAFR; translated from the coding sequence ATGACAGTGGATACCTCCTCTGCCGACGATTCGACTGTCGGAGCTGGAGCGGAACTTCTCGCGATCGGGACCGCCATCGAGGCCGGCGAGGCGGTGTTGTCGCAGCGTTTCGGCAGCTCGATCACCTTGGTGGCTCCGGAAGACCTCGCCGGAAGCGGTCCGGCGACGGTGGTACGGGCCAGGGTGGCGTCCTCGCCGTTCGCGCTGCCACGCACGCTGGTCATCAAGCACTACCCGGACAAACCGGCTCCGGGTGAGGTCGATCCGTTCGCCCAGGAGGCGGTCAGCTACCAGTTGTTCACCGCGCTCTCGGCGGACGAGCGCATGTGCCCCGAGTTGCTCGCGCACGACGGTGGCCATCGGGTGCTGGTCATCGACGACCTCGGCGGGGCGCCCACACTGCGGGATCGGCTGTACGGCTCGGATGCCCGCGCCGCGGAGACCGCCTTGCTGTCCTGGTCCCGCTCGCTCGGCAGGCTGCACGCCAGCACGGCCGGCCGGGAGGCGGACTTCAACGCTTTGCTTCGCAGGCTCGGTGGGAAGGCGCGGGGTGACGACACCACCGGTGTGCTGGCCTGCGCGCAGCTGCCCGCGCTGCTGGAACGCAGGCTCGAGGTGTCCACCCCCACCGCGGTACGCGAGGTGGCCGAGGGCGCGGCCGAGAAGGCGCGTTCGGCCTGCTACCGCGCTTTCAGCCCGGTCGAGCTGTGGCCGGACAACAACCTGGTGACCAACGAGGGGGTCCGCTTCCTCGATTTCGAACGGGGCCGCGTGCGCAACGCGCTGATCGACGCGGGGCACCTGCGGGTGCCGTTCGTGTCCAGCCCACATGCGCTGGCGCTGCCCGCCGGGATGAGCGAGGCGATGATCGCCGCCTGGCGCGCGGAGGTCGCCGACCTGTGGCCCGCGCTCGCCGATGACGACATCCTCGCCGGTCATCTGCTGGACAGCCAGCAGGTGCTGGTGTGGTGGTCCACCTGGGAGTTGTTGCAGGCCATGCCGCACAACGACCCGCGGCCGACCGGCCGGGCCGCCGCGCTGGTGAGCTGGTGGCGGGATCTCGCCCAGCACGCCGAACGTGCGGATTTCGGCGAGGTCGCCGCGCATGCCTGGACGGTGGCGACCGCGCTGGACGCGGCCTTCGGGCCGGGTCTGGAGCTGGCGCTGTACCCGGCTTTCCGCTAG